Proteins encoded in a region of the Pseudomonas denitrificans (nom. rej.) genome:
- the lysA gene encoding diaminopimelate decarboxylase, with the protein MTFLALPRAEQLALQFGTPLWIYDAATIRGQIERLKSFDIIRFAQKACSNLHILRLMREQGVKVDAVSQGELLRALAAGYSCREDESEIVFTADLLDRTTLETVVEHGIPVNAGSIDMLRQLGEVAPGHPVWLRINPGFGHGHSNKTNTGGEHSKHGIWHSDLRAALDVIRERGLRLVGLHMHIGSGVDYGHLAQVGEAMLGLVQQVKDAGHDLSGISAGGGLSIPYRAGDPEVDTAHYFQLWDKARKAAEAVVGHKLHLEIEPGRYLVAQSGCLLSEVRATKDAGRNHFVLVDAGFNELMRPSMYGSYHGIRVLAGDVASREVIDTVVAGPLCESGDVFTQGDGGVVIPRALPRAQVGDLLLIEDTGAYGASMSSNYNSRPLIAEVLLEGTDAKLIRRRQRVEELLALEEDLG; encoded by the coding sequence ATGACTTTCCTCGCCCTGCCCCGCGCCGAACAGCTCGCCCTGCAATTCGGCACCCCGCTGTGGATCTACGACGCAGCCACCATCCGCGGCCAGATCGAGCGCCTGAAAAGCTTCGACATCATCCGCTTCGCCCAGAAGGCCTGCTCCAACCTGCACATCCTGCGCCTGATGCGCGAACAGGGGGTGAAGGTCGATGCGGTATCCCAGGGCGAACTGCTGCGTGCCCTGGCCGCCGGCTACTCGTGCCGCGAGGATGAATCCGAGATCGTCTTCACCGCCGACCTGCTGGACCGCACCACCCTGGAAACCGTGGTCGAGCACGGCATCCCGGTGAACGCCGGCTCCATCGACATGCTCCGCCAGCTGGGCGAGGTCGCCCCCGGTCATCCGGTGTGGCTGCGCATCAACCCCGGTTTCGGTCACGGCCACAGCAACAAGACCAACACCGGCGGCGAACACTCCAAGCACGGCATCTGGCACAGCGACCTGCGCGCCGCCCTGGACGTGATCCGCGAGCGCGGCCTGCGTCTGGTCGGCCTGCACATGCACATCGGTTCGGGCGTCGACTACGGCCACCTGGCCCAGGTCGGCGAAGCCATGCTCGGCCTGGTGCAGCAGGTGAAGGACGCCGGTCATGATCTGTCCGGCATCTCTGCCGGCGGCGGCCTGTCCATCCCCTACCGCGCCGGCGACCCGGAAGTGGACACCGCGCACTACTTCCAGCTGTGGGACAAGGCGCGCAAGGCCGCCGAGGCCGTGGTCGGCCACAAGCTGCACCTGGAGATCGAACCGGGCCGCTACCTGGTCGCCCAGTCCGGCTGCCTGCTCAGCGAAGTGCGCGCCACCAAGGACGCCGGCCGCAACCACTTCGTGCTGGTGGACGCCGGCTTCAACGAGCTGATGCGCCCATCCATGTACGGCAGCTACCACGGCATCCGCGTGCTGGCCGGCGACGTCGCCAGCCGCGAGGTGATCGATACCGTGGTGGCCGGCCCGCTGTGCGAATCCGGTGACGTGTTCACCCAGGGCGATGGCGGCGTGGTCATCCCCCGCGCCCTGCCGCGCGCCCAGGTCGGCGACCTGCTGCTGATCGAGGACACCGGCGCCTATGGCGCGTCCATGTCGTCGAACTACAACAGCCGCCCGCTGATTGCCGAGGTGCTGCTCGAAGGCACCGACGCGAAGCTGATCCGCCGCCGCCAGCGTGTGGAAGAGCTGCTGGCCCTGGAAGAAGACCTGGGCTGA
- a CDS encoding LysR family transcriptional regulator has product MITLRHIEVFRAVMTTGSVTRAAAFLHTSQPTVSRELARLEQLVGFELFLRERGRLAPTARALMLFEEVERSFTGLDRIVAFADSLGQFAEGKFSIGCLPALTQALLPEACKRFSRENPAISLEVAALESPHLEEALSAQHHDIGLIENDDAPRGTELQPLLAVDEVCILPDGHPLLARERLAAADFAGLPFVSLATSDRYRHLIDAVFLGAGVQRQMQVETHSAVSVCSMVRAGLGLAVVNPITALMFQGQGIQLRPLAFSLPFQVSVAKPLYRPATPLRERFVAALQAEAGVLVQRLREAGVGCTLYQN; this is encoded by the coding sequence ATGATCACCCTCCGCCACATCGAAGTCTTCCGCGCGGTCATGACCACCGGCAGCGTCACCCGCGCGGCGGCGTTCCTGCATACCAGCCAGCCCACCGTCAGCCGCGAGCTGGCGAGGCTGGAGCAACTGGTCGGCTTCGAGCTGTTCCTGCGCGAGCGTGGGCGGCTGGCGCCGACGGCGCGGGCGTTGATGCTGTTCGAGGAGGTGGAGCGTTCCTTCACCGGGCTGGATCGCATCGTCGCCTTCGCCGACAGCCTCGGGCAGTTCGCCGAGGGCAAGTTCTCCATCGGCTGCCTGCCGGCGCTGACCCAGGCGTTGCTGCCCGAAGCCTGCAAGCGCTTCAGCCGGGAGAACCCGGCCATCAGCCTGGAGGTGGCGGCGCTGGAGTCGCCGCACCTGGAAGAGGCGCTCAGCGCCCAGCACCACGACATCGGCCTGATCGAGAACGACGACGCCCCGCGCGGCACCGAGCTGCAACCGCTGCTGGCGGTGGACGAGGTGTGCATCCTTCCGGACGGGCATCCGCTGCTGGCCCGCGAGCGCCTGGCGGCGGCGGACTTCGCCGGCCTGCCCTTCGTCAGCCTGGCCACCAGCGACCGCTACCGGCACCTGATCGACGCCGTGTTCCTCGGCGCCGGCGTGCAGCGGCAGATGCAGGTGGAAACCCACAGCGCCGTCTCGGTGTGCAGCATGGTCCGTGCCGGGCTGGGCCTGGCCGTGGTCAACCCGATCACCGCGCTGATGTTCCAGGGCCAGGGCATCCAGTTGCGCCCGCTGGCCTTCTCGCTGCCGTTCCAGGTCAGCGTGGCGAAACCGCTGTACCGCCCCGCTACGCCGCTGCGCGAGCGCTTCGTGGCAGCACTTCAGGCAGAGGCTGGCGTGCTGGTACAGCGCCTGCGCGAAGCCGGCGTGGGCTGCACCCTATATCAAAATTGA
- a CDS encoding type I restriction endonuclease — translation MEFFERLNSLSAKIRQQAASIQTEEATKNAFVMPFIHTVLGYDVFDPTEVIPEYVCDIGTKKGEKIDYAILKNGEIQILIESKKIGEPLNVNHAGQLFRYFHVTNARVSILTNGQVYKFFTDLDSPNKMDEKPFLELDLLDIDEHVVPELQKLTKSAFDLESIISAAGELKYVSQIKKEIAAQFNKPDDEFVRFFAARIYDGMITQKVREQFSELTRKAAAQFLNDQINDRLKSAMSGAVLPTLSEPAPSSESQPTKTATEENLVVTTLEELEGFHIVKAIVRTVVESKRIIHRDTQSYFGVLLDDNNRKPICRLHFNRNQKYIGIFDKEKNETRHAITSLDEIYGFADDLKNTIGFYE, via the coding sequence ATGGAATTCTTTGAGAGACTCAATTCTCTTTCTGCAAAAATCCGCCAGCAAGCCGCCTCCATCCAGACAGAAGAAGCAACAAAAAATGCCTTCGTAATGCCGTTCATTCATACCGTACTGGGCTATGACGTGTTCGACCCAACCGAGGTCATTCCCGAGTATGTCTGCGACATCGGCACCAAGAAGGGCGAAAAAATCGATTACGCCATATTAAAAAATGGCGAAATCCAAATCCTCATTGAAAGCAAGAAAATCGGCGAGCCACTCAACGTCAACCACGCAGGTCAACTATTCCGTTACTTCCACGTAACCAATGCTCGTGTCTCGATCCTGACAAATGGTCAGGTCTACAAGTTCTTCACCGATCTCGACTCGCCCAACAAGATGGACGAAAAGCCTTTCCTCGAACTCGACCTGTTGGATATCGACGAGCATGTCGTGCCAGAACTACAGAAGCTGACAAAATCAGCCTTTGATCTGGAGTCAATCATCAGTGCTGCTGGAGAGTTGAAATACGTCAGCCAGATTAAGAAAGAAATAGCGGCACAGTTCAACAAACCAGATGATGAGTTCGTTCGATTCTTCGCCGCACGCATCTATGACGGAATGATCACGCAGAAAGTCCGTGAACAATTCAGTGAGCTTACCCGAAAAGCCGCTGCACAATTCCTTAATGACCAGATCAATGACCGGCTTAAGTCTGCAATGAGTGGAGCCGTACTTCCAACACTAAGCGAACCTGCCCCATCAAGCGAGAGCCAACCTACCAAGACCGCAACGGAAGAAAACCTCGTAGTCACAACCTTGGAAGAACTGGAAGGCTTCCATATCGTCAAGGCTATCGTCCGCACCGTCGTGGAGTCCAAACGCATCATTCACAGGGATACTCAAAGCTATTTCGGTGTACTGCTTGACGACAACAACAGAAAGCCCATCTGTAGGCTACACTTCAACAGAAATCAGAAATACATCGGCATCTTCGACAAGGAAAAAAATGAAACACGCCACGCCATAACCTCACTTGATGAGATATACGGCTTTGCTGATGATCTGAAGAACACCATCGGTTTCTACGAATAA
- a CDS encoding error-prone DNA polymerase, which translates to MSAESEGIGYAELHCLSNFSFQRGASSAAELFERAKTLGYQALAITDECSLAGIVRAWQAAKEKEIPLITGSELSIEQGPKLVLLAENLAGYENLCRLLTHARRRAEKGSYRLVRTDFDGNLDHLLAIWLPRDDQDDDGFWLRELFPERLWLGVELHKGPDDAGKLRRQQEQAARLEIPAVACGDVHMHARGRRALQDCMTAIRQHLPVHEAGQHLYPNGERHLRPREALASIYPAELLAETLKIAGRCTFDLGDLKYQYPRELVPEGHTPTSWLREKTEEGIRRRWPDGETEKARAQVEYELELIAELGYDSYFLTVHDIVAFARRQSILCQGRGSAANSVVCFALGITELDPSKARLLFERFISRERNEPPDIDVDFEHDRREEVIQYVFQRYGRSRAALTAVASTYRGAGAVRDVAKALGLPPDQVGALADCCGAWSREAPPPERLLEAGFDPESPILRRVLALTGQLVGFPRHLSQHPGGFVISQQPLETLVPVENAAMPERTLIQWDKDDLDAVGLLKVDVLALGMLSALRRCFNLVAGYRGQQWTLATLPQECAKTYEMISRADTVGVFQIESRAQMAMLPRLRPETFYDLVIEVAIVRPGPIQGDMVHPYLRRRNKEEKVEYPHEELIPIFERTLGVPLFQEQVMELAVVAAEYTPGEADQLRRSMAAWKRHGGLEPHRQRLSERMGAKGYKQEYIDRIFEQIKGFGSYGFPESHAASFALLTYASCWLKCHEPAAFTCALINSWPMGFYSPDQLLQDARRHGLEIRPVDVRHSHWDCTLEPIAERQPAIRLGLRMVRGLREDVANAVARAREQSPFADVADLCLRAHLDGRAREQLADAGALRGLAGHRHKARWAIAGVEPQLPLFAGQATEEAPVSLPLPSRGEDLLTDYATLGTTLGPHPMTLLRGALKARRCRSSRELASLEADRPVRVAGLVVGRQRPGTASGVTFITLEDEFGMINVIVWRDLAEQQRRPFLSARLMQVDGTLEAKDGVRHVIAGRLTDLSELLEGLDVRSRDFH; encoded by the coding sequence ATGAGCGCGGAAAGTGAAGGCATCGGCTACGCCGAATTGCACTGCCTGTCCAACTTCAGCTTCCAGCGCGGCGCCTCCAGCGCCGCCGAGCTGTTCGAGCGGGCGAAGACGCTCGGCTACCAGGCACTGGCGATCACCGACGAATGCAGCCTGGCCGGTATCGTCCGCGCCTGGCAGGCGGCGAAGGAGAAGGAAATCCCGCTGATCACCGGCAGCGAACTGAGCATCGAGCAAGGCCCGAAGCTGGTGCTGCTGGCCGAGAACCTGGCCGGCTACGAGAACCTCTGTCGCCTGCTCACCCACGCCCGCCGTCGCGCCGAAAAAGGCAGCTATCGCCTGGTGCGCACGGACTTCGACGGCAACCTCGACCACCTGCTGGCAATCTGGCTGCCTCGGGATGATCAGGACGACGACGGATTCTGGCTTCGCGAACTGTTCCCCGAGCGCCTGTGGCTGGGCGTCGAACTGCACAAGGGCCCGGACGACGCCGGCAAGCTGCGCCGTCAACAGGAACAGGCCGCACGCCTGGAGATTCCCGCCGTGGCCTGCGGCGACGTACACATGCACGCCCGCGGCCGCCGCGCCCTGCAGGACTGCATGACCGCCATCCGCCAGCATCTGCCGGTGCACGAGGCCGGCCAGCACCTCTATCCCAATGGCGAACGGCATCTGCGGCCGAGGGAGGCGCTGGCGTCGATCTACCCGGCCGAGCTGCTGGCGGAGACATTGAAGATCGCCGGGCGCTGCACCTTCGACCTGGGCGATCTGAAGTACCAGTACCCGCGCGAACTGGTACCCGAAGGCCATACGCCCACCTCCTGGCTGCGCGAGAAGACCGAGGAAGGCATCCGGCGCCGCTGGCCGGATGGTGAGACAGAAAAAGCGCGCGCACAGGTGGAATACGAGCTGGAGCTGATCGCCGAGCTGGGCTACGACAGCTACTTCCTCACCGTCCACGACATAGTCGCCTTCGCCCGCCGCCAGAGCATCCTCTGCCAGGGGCGCGGCTCGGCGGCCAACTCGGTGGTCTGCTTCGCCCTCGGCATCACCGAGCTGGACCCGTCCAAGGCCAGGCTGCTGTTCGAACGCTTCATCTCCCGCGAGCGCAACGAGCCGCCGGACATCGACGTCGACTTCGAACACGACCGCCGCGAGGAGGTCATCCAGTACGTGTTCCAGCGCTACGGCCGCAGCCGCGCCGCGCTCACCGCCGTGGCCAGCACTTACCGCGGCGCAGGTGCGGTACGCGACGTGGCCAAGGCGCTGGGCCTGCCGCCGGACCAGGTCGGCGCGCTGGCCGACTGCTGTGGCGCCTGGAGCCGCGAGGCGCCGCCGCCCGAGCGCCTGCTGGAGGCCGGCTTCGACCCGGAAAGCCCGATCCTGCGCCGCGTGCTGGCCCTGACCGGGCAACTGGTCGGCTTCCCCCGGCACCTGTCGCAGCACCCCGGCGGCTTCGTCATTTCCCAGCAGCCACTGGAAACCCTGGTGCCGGTGGAGAACGCGGCAATGCCCGAGCGCACCCTGATCCAGTGGGACAAGGACGACCTCGACGCCGTCGGCCTGCTCAAGGTCGACGTCCTCGCCCTCGGCATGCTCAGCGCCCTGCGCCGCTGCTTCAACCTGGTCGCCGGCTATCGTGGCCAACAGTGGACCCTGGCGACGCTGCCGCAGGAGTGCGCGAAGACCTACGAAATGATCAGCCGCGCCGACACCGTGGGCGTGTTCCAGATCGAGTCCCGCGCGCAGATGGCCATGCTGCCGCGCCTGCGGCCCGAAACCTTCTACGACCTGGTGATCGAAGTGGCCATCGTCCGTCCCGGCCCGATCCAGGGCGACATGGTCCATCCCTACCTGCGCCGGCGGAACAAGGAGGAAAAGGTCGAGTACCCGCACGAAGAGCTGATCCCGATCTTCGAACGCACCCTGGGCGTGCCGCTGTTCCAGGAACAGGTGATGGAGCTGGCGGTGGTTGCTGCCGAGTACACGCCCGGCGAAGCCGACCAACTGCGTCGTTCCATGGCTGCCTGGAAACGCCATGGCGGGCTGGAGCCGCACCGCCAGAGATTGTCCGAACGCATGGGCGCCAAGGGCTACAAGCAGGAATACATCGACCGCATCTTCGAGCAGATCAAGGGTTTCGGCAGCTACGGCTTCCCCGAATCCCACGCCGCCAGCTTCGCCCTGCTCACCTACGCCAGCTGCTGGCTGAAATGCCACGAGCCGGCGGCCTTCACCTGCGCGCTGATCAACAGCTGGCCCATGGGTTTCTACAGCCCCGACCAGCTGCTGCAGGACGCCCGCCGCCATGGCCTGGAGATTCGCCCGGTGGACGTGCGCCACAGCCACTGGGACTGCACCCTGGAACCCATCGCCGAACGCCAGCCGGCGATCCGCCTCGGCCTGCGCATGGTCCGCGGGCTGCGTGAGGACGTCGCCAACGCCGTGGCCCGGGCGCGCGAACAAAGCCCCTTCGCCGATGTCGCCGACCTCTGCCTGCGTGCCCATCTCGACGGCCGCGCCCGCGAACAACTGGCCGACGCCGGCGCCCTGCGCGGCCTCGCCGGCCACCGGCACAAGGCACGCTGGGCGATCGCCGGAGTCGAGCCGCAGCTGCCGCTGTTCGCCGGCCAGGCCACCGAGGAAGCGCCGGTCAGCCTGCCGCTACCCAGCCGCGGCGAAGACCTGCTCACCGACTACGCGACCCTCGGCACTACCCTCGGCCCGCACCCCATGACCCTGCTGCGCGGCGCCCTCAAGGCCCGTCGCTGCCGCAGTTCAAGGGAACTGGCCAGCCTGGAAGCCGACCGCCCGGTGCGCGTCGCCGGCCTGGTGGTCGGTCGCCAGCGCCCCGGCACGGCCAGCGGCGTCACTTTCATCACCCTGGAAGACGAGTTCGGCATGATCAACGTGATCGTCTGGCGCGACCTCGCCGAACAGCAGCGCCGCCCCTTCCTCAGCGCCCGCCTGATGCAGGTGGACGGCACCCTGGAAGCCAAGGACGGTGTGCGCCATGTGATCGCCGGACGGCTGACGGACCTGAGTGAGCTACTGGAGGGGCTGGATGTGCGGAGTCGGGATTTCCATTGA
- a CDS encoding Y-family DNA polymerase encodes MLWACILLPQLAMDGVLRGRPEPDAALALLAGPTQRRVLQAVNPAARALGLKPGQSLTAAQALSRDFATAEYDLRDVQRWQNLLAAWAYGFSSQVSQHYPRALLLEVQSSLQLFGPWPRFEARLREELNGLGFRHRITAAPNPAAARILANGHDGLAIHDNQQLRQYLGKMPLERLGLERDAATSLGRMGLRSLQQLLALPRESLARRFPPQVLRQVDTLLGQRPLALEFYRPPDCFESRIELNFDVESTQALLFPLRRLTADLAAFLAGRDSGVQRFVLHLEHHEGSDTLMPVGLLSAEREAAMLFELTRGRLEQLQLRAPVHSVRLLADDLPAFVPQHHELFDDRPQQSLPWEQLRERLRARLGDDAVHSLGGRADHRPERAWQGSPTPLQAIIEAPRPGWLLAEPQPLREFAPALLAGPERIESGWWDGEDVRRDYYQVRTRSGQRAWVFRPVGDDGPLLLHGWFA; translated from the coding sequence ATGCTCTGGGCCTGCATTCTCCTGCCACAGCTGGCCATGGACGGCGTGCTGCGCGGCCGTCCCGAGCCGGACGCCGCCCTGGCGCTGCTCGCCGGGCCGACCCAGCGCCGCGTGCTACAGGCGGTGAACCCGGCTGCGCGGGCGCTGGGGCTCAAGCCCGGCCAGTCGCTCACCGCCGCCCAGGCCTTGAGCCGCGACTTCGCCACCGCCGAGTACGACCTGCGCGACGTGCAGCGCTGGCAGAACCTGCTGGCCGCCTGGGCCTATGGCTTCAGCTCGCAGGTCAGCCAGCACTACCCGCGCGCGCTGCTGCTGGAGGTGCAGTCCAGCCTGCAATTGTTCGGCCCCTGGCCGCGCTTCGAGGCACGCCTGCGCGAGGAGCTGAACGGGCTGGGCTTCCGCCACCGCATCACCGCCGCGCCCAACCCGGCCGCCGCGCGCATCCTCGCCAACGGCCACGACGGCCTGGCGATCCACGACAACCAGCAGCTGCGCCAGTACCTGGGGAAGATGCCGCTGGAGCGCCTGGGCCTGGAGCGCGACGCCGCCACGTCGCTGGGGCGCATGGGCCTGCGCAGCCTGCAGCAACTGCTCGCCCTGCCGCGCGAAAGCCTGGCCCGGCGCTTCCCGCCACAGGTGCTGCGGCAGGTCGACACCCTGCTCGGCCAACGCCCGCTGGCCCTGGAGTTCTACCGGCCGCCGGACTGTTTCGAGTCGCGTATCGAGCTGAATTTCGACGTGGAGTCCACCCAGGCGCTGCTGTTCCCGCTGCGCCGCCTGACCGCCGATCTCGCCGCCTTCCTCGCCGGACGCGACAGCGGCGTGCAGCGCTTCGTCCTCCATCTGGAGCACCACGAAGGCAGCGACACGCTGATGCCGGTCGGCCTGCTCAGCGCCGAACGCGAGGCGGCGATGCTCTTCGAGCTGACCCGTGGCCGTCTGGAGCAACTGCAACTGCGCGCCCCGGTGCACAGCGTGCGGCTGCTGGCCGACGACCTGCCGGCCTTCGTGCCGCAGCACCACGAGCTGTTCGACGACCGCCCGCAGCAGTCGCTTCCCTGGGAACAGCTGCGCGAACGCCTGCGCGCGCGGCTGGGCGACGACGCCGTGCACAGTCTCGGCGGCCGCGCCGACCATCGCCCGGAGCGCGCCTGGCAAGGCAGCCCGACGCCGCTGCAGGCCATCATCGAAGCCCCGCGCCCCGGCTGGCTGCTGGCCGAGCCCCAGCCACTGCGCGAGTTCGCCCCGGCCCTGCTGGCCGGCCCCGAGCGCATCGAATCCGGCTGGTGGGACGGCGAGGACGTCCGCCGCGACTACTACCAGGTTCGCACCCGCAGCGGCCAGCGCGCCTGGGTGTTCCGCCCGGTGGGCGACGACGGCCCGCTGCTGCTGCACGGCTGGTTCGCATGA
- the imuA gene encoding translesion DNA synthesis-associated protein ImuA: MGSVVALDTLFHQRQVWKGQPQGLPPSQQPTGHALLDAALPSGGWPEAALSEILLAAEGTGELQLVWPTLARLSAAGERIVLVAPPHVPYPAAWQAAGVALEQLAIIQARGRDALWAAEQCLRSGSCGAVLCWPQQADDRALRRLQVAAETGQTLAIAYRLQREALNPSPAALRLALDANPAQLRVLKCRGGLAPARPIPLPWH; this comes from the coding sequence ATGGGCAGCGTGGTCGCACTCGACACCCTGTTCCACCAGCGGCAGGTCTGGAAGGGCCAACCGCAAGGCCTGCCGCCCAGCCAACAGCCCACCGGCCATGCGCTGCTGGACGCTGCCCTGCCCAGCGGCGGCTGGCCGGAAGCGGCGCTCAGCGAAATCCTCCTGGCCGCCGAAGGCACCGGCGAGCTGCAACTGGTCTGGCCGACCCTCGCGCGGCTCAGCGCGGCGGGAGAGCGCATCGTGCTGGTCGCACCGCCCCACGTGCCCTACCCGGCCGCCTGGCAGGCAGCAGGCGTGGCGCTGGAGCAGCTCGCCATCATCCAGGCGCGCGGGCGCGATGCGCTCTGGGCCGCCGAACAGTGCCTGCGCTCGGGCAGCTGTGGTGCCGTGCTGTGCTGGCCGCAGCAGGCCGACGACCGCGCCCTGCGCCGCCTGCAGGTGGCCGCCGAAACCGGGCAGACCCTGGCCATCGCCTACCGCTTGCAGCGCGAAGCGCTCAACCCCTCGCCCGCCGCGTTGCGCCTGGCGCTGGACGCCAACCCGGCGCAGCTGCGCGTGCTCAAGTGCCGGGGTGGCCTGGCGCCGGCGCGGCCCATCCCGCTGCCCTGGCACTGA
- a CDS encoding class I SAM-dependent methyltransferase: protein MNTEAIATLREQLLTALNPAPAETRRLFHGRGRRWPGLEQVTADWLEGVLLVSLFREPAEDELSALRAMLLELAQGDIWRATSARSLMLQHRYTLESTMEVLHGEAFDGWQISEHGLRYQLDLGRKQNNGLFLDMRYGRQWVQANSAGLRVLNLFAYTCGFSVAAMAGGAQKVVNLDMARAALSRGRDNHRLNGHDLSKVSFLDHDLFKSWGKVKKSGPYDLIIIDPPSFQKGSFVLDKDYARVLRRLPELLDGAGTVLACVNDPGIGVDFLLRGMAAEAPQLRFIERLENPPEFADIEEDSGLKALVFRLD from the coding sequence ATGAACACCGAAGCCATCGCCACCCTGCGCGAGCAACTGCTCACCGCCCTGAACCCCGCCCCTGCGGAAACCCGCCGCCTGTTCCACGGCCGCGGCCGCCGCTGGCCGGGGCTGGAGCAGGTCACCGCCGACTGGCTGGAAGGCGTGCTGCTGGTGTCGCTGTTCCGCGAGCCCGCCGAAGACGAGCTGAGCGCGCTGCGGGCGATGCTGTTGGAACTGGCACAGGGCGACATCTGGCGCGCCACCAGCGCCCGCAGCCTGATGCTGCAGCACCGCTACACACTGGAAAGCACCATGGAAGTGCTCCACGGCGAAGCCTTCGACGGCTGGCAGATCAGCGAGCATGGCCTGCGCTACCAGCTGGACCTGGGCCGCAAGCAGAACAACGGCCTGTTCCTCGACATGCGCTACGGCCGCCAGTGGGTGCAGGCCAACTCCGCCGGGTTGCGCGTGCTCAACCTGTTCGCCTACACCTGCGGCTTCTCCGTGGCGGCGATGGCCGGCGGCGCGCAGAAGGTGGTCAACCTCGACATGGCCCGTGCCGCGCTCAGTCGTGGCCGCGACAACCACCGCCTGAACGGCCACGACCTGTCGAAGGTGAGCTTCCTCGACCACGACCTGTTCAAGTCCTGGGGCAAGGTGAAGAAATCCGGCCCCTACGACCTGATCATCATCGACCCGCCGAGCTTCCAGAAAGGCAGCTTCGTCCTCGACAAGGACTACGCCCGCGTCCTGCGCCGCCTGCCGGAACTGCTGGATGGCGCCGGCACCGTGCTGGCCTGCGTCAACGACCCAGGCATCGGCGTGGACTTCCTGCTCCGTGGCATGGCCGCCGAGGCGCCGCAGCTGCGTTTCATCGAGCGCCTGGAAAACCCGCCGGAGTTTGCCGACATCGAGGAAGACAGCGGCCTCAAGGCGCTGGTGTTCCGGTTGGACTGA
- a CDS encoding AAA family ATPase, translated as MNTQTGTLHLLCGKAASGKSCLARELAEAPGTVMLSEEQWLAELFPWGISNPDDYQLYARRVRKVMGPHVVGLLRAGTSVVLDIPANTLADRRWLIDLAQQAGAAHCLHFLDIDPATCRSRLLARHAIAPLAAPLDPAGYEALNRYFVAPRPEEKLQVQRHGA; from the coding sequence ATGAATACACAGACTGGCACGCTGCACCTGCTGTGCGGCAAGGCCGCGTCGGGCAAATCCTGCCTCGCCCGCGAACTGGCGGAGGCACCGGGCACCGTGATGCTGTCCGAGGAGCAGTGGCTGGCCGAGCTGTTCCCCTGGGGCATCAGCAACCCCGACGACTACCAGCTCTACGCCCGCCGCGTGCGCAAGGTCATGGGCCCGCACGTGGTCGGCCTGCTCCGCGCCGGCACCAGCGTGGTGCTGGACATCCCCGCCAACACCCTGGCCGACCGCCGCTGGCTGATCGACCTGGCGCAACAGGCCGGTGCGGCGCACTGCCTGCACTTTCTCGATATCGACCCGGCCACCTGCCGCAGCCGCCTGCTGGCGCGCCACGCCATCGCCCCGCTGGCTGCGCCGCTGGACCCGGCCGGCTACGAGGCGCTCAACCGCTACTTCGTCGCCCCGCGCCCGGAGGAAAAACTGCAGGTGCAGCGCCATGGCGCCTGA